A window from Opitutia bacterium ISCC 52 encodes these proteins:
- a CDS encoding efflux RND transporter permease subunit: MHGIIAWFARNGVAANLLMIAILAGGIWAGSSRVILQEYPDRTYPYISVSVSYRGATPGEIEQAIVTRLEEALYDIEGVKEMTGRARSGSGSIQLEIEEGYNLSEKLDEVTNRVSTIRTFPPEAERPQISLYTRTERVITMVLSGELSEKELTKLGEQIRDEVSNVPGITLASLKAVRPYEIAIEISEGTLRQYGLSFDDVTRAIRTSSVDLSAGSVKTDTGRILLRTNQQAYNFEDYSSITILTRPDGTKIQLGDIATVIDGFDETPIISKYNGERAIAIDVFRTGMQNIIEIGDDVKEFLAVKQTQLPEGIKLSYWGDDSEKIKIRLATLQDSAIMGFLLVVVILSLFLRPTLAFWVAWGIPIAFAGTFLILPFLGLSLNVITLMAFIMTLGIVVDDAIVTGENVFQHMQRGEKPESAAIKGTQEVAIPVFFGVITTMVAFFPIMMQSGTLGSIYSNIPKVVIPVLFFSLIESKLILPAHLKHFKHLADKQPKQNFFTKFQRFFADGLERSILKYYRPVLNWALINRYISTSIFVGFLFIFVALVLGERIGYKRRAVTPVDTTTISLRMPAGTVFEVTQEKVNLIEAVALRLKDDVNERFDTTVIQNVFATAGGSPFGDGFGRRGSTGQAEVGEVIIELTPSETRDADYGSRELVLEMRNLVPPIPEAEQLSFSFSRFSSGGAISLELNHPDVEILKEASADLQRKLGTFEGLFDITDSFERANDEYELDLKPEAEYLGVTATQLAQQVRTAFFGSEAQRIQRGRDEIRVMVRYPESERRSIGSLQNMMIRTANGTEVPFETVAEIIPGKSMPSIERIDRKRVIQVSADGDTQELDIESMETEILEEYLPELSATKYPGLEFGVRGYSAMARDNQREMIVGIYIILGVIYALLAIPFRSYFQPIIVMSAIPFGVVGAILGHYFMAKIFGWNNGIPIITQRSIFGMMALSGVVVNDSLVMVHFMNSKVKKGMPLNEAVRLAGVKRFRPILLTSLTTFFGLAPLMFETSPQAADLVPMVISLAWGIVFATSITLVLIPVLVLVYNDIQQAFYKLYNINPHVDEDEEEEMMNPA, encoded by the coding sequence ATGCACGGAATAATAGCCTGGTTCGCTCGTAATGGAGTGGCCGCAAATCTGCTGATGATAGCCATTCTGGCCGGAGGAATCTGGGCTGGTTCCAGCAGAGTAATTTTACAAGAGTACCCGGATAGGACATATCCCTACATATCCGTTTCTGTTTCATACCGTGGAGCTACACCTGGAGAAATTGAACAAGCTATTGTTACGCGTCTTGAGGAAGCCCTCTACGATATTGAAGGTGTAAAAGAAATGACCGGTAGGGCGAGGTCCGGCTCCGGTTCAATTCAACTGGAAATTGAAGAGGGTTATAACTTGAGTGAAAAGCTGGATGAAGTGACCAATCGTGTTTCTACCATCCGCACGTTCCCGCCCGAAGCAGAACGCCCGCAGATCAGTCTCTATACCCGGACGGAGCGTGTTATAACCATGGTGTTATCCGGTGAGCTGAGTGAAAAAGAACTCACCAAACTAGGAGAACAGATTCGAGATGAAGTATCCAATGTGCCTGGGATCACGCTGGCGTCACTTAAAGCGGTTCGGCCTTACGAGATTGCTATCGAAATTTCTGAAGGAACTCTCAGACAGTATGGGCTTTCGTTTGATGATGTCACTCGAGCTATACGTACGTCTTCGGTTGATTTATCAGCTGGTAGTGTGAAGACGGATACGGGACGCATCTTATTGCGTACCAATCAACAGGCCTATAATTTCGAGGACTATTCCTCTATTACCATACTTACTCGCCCTGATGGTACTAAAATTCAATTAGGTGATATTGCTACGGTTATTGATGGCTTTGACGAAACGCCAATCATTTCCAAATACAACGGGGAACGTGCGATTGCTATCGATGTGTTTCGAACGGGCATGCAAAACATCATTGAGATCGGAGATGATGTTAAGGAGTTCCTGGCTGTGAAGCAGACGCAATTGCCAGAGGGAATCAAGTTGAGTTACTGGGGTGATGATTCGGAGAAAATTAAGATCCGTTTGGCGACGCTTCAGGACAGCGCAATCATGGGGTTCCTATTGGTCGTTGTTATTCTATCTCTCTTTTTGCGACCGACACTTGCGTTCTGGGTAGCCTGGGGTATCCCCATCGCATTTGCGGGGACATTTTTGATACTCCCATTCCTGGGGTTGTCACTCAACGTCATTACCCTTATGGCCTTTATCATGACCTTGGGAATTGTGGTCGACGACGCCATTGTGACGGGCGAAAACGTCTTTCAGCATATGCAGCGGGGTGAAAAGCCTGAGAGTGCAGCAATCAAGGGAACACAAGAAGTGGCAATCCCGGTTTTCTTTGGTGTGATTACTACGATGGTGGCATTCTTTCCGATCATGATGCAATCAGGCACCCTGGGTTCTATTTATTCGAACATCCCCAAAGTGGTCATCCCGGTTTTGTTTTTTTCATTAATCGAGTCCAAGTTGATTCTCCCGGCTCATTTGAAGCATTTTAAGCATCTAGCCGACAAACAACCGAAGCAAAATTTCTTTACGAAATTTCAGCGTTTTTTCGCGGATGGATTGGAACGTTCGATCTTAAAGTATTATCGACCGGTGTTGAATTGGGCGCTGATCAATCGCTACATTTCAACTTCCATTTTTGTCGGTTTTCTCTTCATCTTTGTGGCGCTTGTTTTAGGTGAGCGAATTGGTTATAAACGGCGGGCAGTTACGCCGGTGGATACGACGACCATTTCCTTGAGAATGCCAGCGGGAACAGTTTTTGAGGTGACTCAGGAAAAAGTAAATTTGATCGAAGCGGTAGCTCTCCGCTTGAAAGATGATGTGAATGAGCGCTTTGATACCACGGTGATTCAAAACGTCTTTGCCACCGCGGGCGGTTCGCCTTTTGGAGATGGGTTTGGCAGGAGGGGCAGTACTGGCCAGGCAGAAGTCGGAGAAGTTATTATTGAGCTGACCCCATCCGAGACGCGGGATGCTGATTATGGAAGCCGTGAACTTGTACTTGAAATGCGTAATCTCGTTCCTCCCATTCCGGAAGCTGAACAGCTGAGTTTTTCATTTTCCCGATTCAGTTCTGGAGGAGCCATATCCTTAGAGCTTAATCATCCGGATGTTGAGATACTTAAAGAAGCCTCCGCCGACCTACAAAGAAAACTTGGAACCTTTGAAGGTTTATTCGATATCACGGATTCTTTTGAAAGAGCCAATGACGAGTACGAGTTGGATTTGAAACCAGAAGCTGAGTATTTGGGGGTAACGGCTACACAGCTTGCCCAACAAGTGCGCACAGCGTTTTTTGGATCGGAGGCACAGCGGATTCAACGTGGTCGCGACGAAATTCGAGTGATGGTTCGTTATCCGGAAAGCGAACGTCGTTCTATTGGCTCCTTACAGAACATGATGATTCGAACTGCCAATGGCACGGAAGTTCCCTTTGAGACCGTTGCCGAAATTATTCCTGGCAAGAGTATGCCTTCTATCGAACGGATAGATCGTAAGCGTGTCATCCAAGTCAGTGCTGATGGCGATACCCAGGAGTTGGATATCGAATCGATGGAGACAGAAATACTCGAAGAGTATTTACCGGAACTGTCGGCGACCAAGTATCCTGGATTGGAATTTGGAGTGCGGGGGTATTCAGCCATGGCTCGCGACAATCAGCGTGAAATGATTGTTGGAATCTATATCATTCTGGGTGTAATTTATGCTCTGTTAGCCATTCCTTTTCGCAGTTATTTTCAGCCCATCATCGTGATGTCTGCGATTCCATTTGGAGTGGTAGGAGCTATTTTGGGTCACTACTTTATGGCCAAGATCTTCGGTTGGAATAATGGTATTCCTATTATTACCCAGCGATCTATCTTCGGCATGATGGCTCTTTCCGGAGTTGTTGTTAATGATAGTTTGGTAATGGTTCACTTTATGAATTCCAAAGTAAAGAAGGGGATGCCCCTCAATGAAGCGGTTCGGCTTGCCGGTGTTAAACGTTTTCGACCCATTCTGCTGACTTCATTAACTACGTTCTTTGGCTTGGCGCCGCTGATGTTTGAGACGAGCCCACAGGCCGCCGACCTTGTTCCTATGGTGATCTCCCTGGCATGGGGGATCGTGTTTGCCACGAGCATTACCTTGGTGCTGATCCCTGTGTTGGTTCTTGTTTACAACGACATTCAGCAAGCCTTTTATAAACTCTATAATATTAATCCTCACGTTGATGAAGATGAGGAGGAAGAGATGATGAACCCTGCATAA
- a CDS encoding efflux RND transporter permease subunit, translating to MHGIIAWFARNGVAANLLMIAILAGGFWAGSSKIILQDFPDIPFRNITVSVSYRGSTPGEIEQAIVTRLEENLYDIEGIKEMDATANSNTGMVRLEIEEGYDMSEKLDEVTNRVSTIRTFPPEAERPQISLVSRSERVITLVLSGDLSEKDAKSLGEQIRDEVSNLPGLTLVSLKAVRPYEIAIEISEQTLRQYGLTFDQVVRAIRTSSVDLSAGSVKTETGRILLRTNQQAYDYEDFSSITLITREDGTKIKVGDVATVKDGFDETPIVARYNGERAIAIDVFRTGMQNIIEIGETVKEFVAQKQQQLPEGISLTYWDDSSERIKLQLNTLRDSALLGFLLVVIVLSMFLRPTLAFWVAWGIPIAFSGTFLLLPFMNVSINLVTLMAFITTLGIVVDDAIVTGENVFQQMQRGVNPLTASIKGTQEVAVPVIFGVITTMVAFAPLLMQSGTRGSVFKNIPIVVIPVLFFSLIESKLILPAHLKHCTHMADKNPKLNIFSRFQRFFADGLETFIVKVYRPVLHKALDHRYVSAALFVGVLVVFIALVLGDRIGYRGRPTIPQDTTTITLQMPAGTSFSVTQEKVDMIEAVALKLKKDVNERFDEQVVRNVFATAGGQPFGSSRGPRPGGPAAGVDELGEILIELTPSETRKAAYSSRDLVLDMRTMTPPIPEAEQLNFSFARGGSESAMTFELIHPDIDILKAASADLQRKLVTFDGLYDIEDTYERASDEYELDLKPEAEYLGVTAVNLAQQVRTAFFGSEAQRIQRGRDEVRVMVRYPEKERKSIGALQNMMIRTPNGTEVPFETVATIVPGKSLPSIQRVDRQRIIHVMADGDAEELDIESMETEILEQYLPELIATKYPGMQFGVRGFAQSARENTEEMILGIYIILGVIYALLAIPFRSYFQPIIVMSAIPFGVVGAIFGHYFMAVLFGWNDGDPIITQPSIFGMMALSGVVVNDSLVMVHFMNRKVKEGMSLNEAVRIAGVRRFRPILLTSLTTFFGLAPLMFETSPQAAFLVPMAISLAWGIVFATSITLVLIPVLVLVYNDIQQAFYKLYNIDPHTHDEEEDEEILSPA from the coding sequence ATGCACGGAATAATAGCTTGGTTTGCACGCAATGGTGTTGCGGCAAATTTATTAATGATCGCTATCCTGGCGGGTGGCTTTTGGGCTGGATCCAGCAAAATCATCCTTCAGGATTTTCCAGATATTCCCTTTCGGAATATAACGGTTTCGGTCTCCTACCGTGGATCAACTCCGGGAGAGATCGAGCAGGCTATTGTTACTCGTCTGGAAGAGAATCTCTACGACATTGAAGGTATTAAAGAGATGGATGCTACGGCGAATTCGAACACTGGTATGGTTAGGCTGGAGATTGAAGAAGGTTACGATATGAGTGAGAAGCTCGATGAAGTGACCAATCGAGTATCTACCATTCGTACCTTTCCCCCTGAGGCTGAGCGTCCTCAAATCAGTCTGGTCAGTCGATCCGAACGTGTGATTACTTTGGTGTTATCCGGTGATTTAAGTGAGAAAGATGCAAAATCCCTCGGTGAGCAAATTCGGGATGAAGTTTCCAATCTTCCAGGACTTACCTTAGTTTCTCTGAAGGCGGTAAGGCCTTATGAAATAGCGATTGAGATTTCTGAACAGACGCTACGCCAGTATGGACTTACCTTCGATCAGGTCGTGCGTGCCATTCGCACATCATCTGTCGATTTATCCGCCGGAAGTGTGAAAACGGAAACCGGCCGGATTCTTCTACGCACGAATCAACAAGCGTACGATTACGAAGATTTTTCCTCCATCACACTCATCACGAGAGAAGATGGAACCAAGATTAAGGTCGGTGATGTAGCTACGGTAAAGGACGGATTTGATGAAACCCCCATCGTTGCTCGTTACAATGGTGAACGTGCCATTGCCATAGATGTCTTCAGGACGGGTATGCAGAACATCATCGAAATTGGTGAGACGGTTAAGGAATTTGTGGCTCAGAAACAGCAGCAATTACCTGAAGGGATTTCGTTAACCTATTGGGACGATAGCTCGGAGCGGATCAAGCTCCAGCTGAACACGTTAAGGGATAGTGCCTTATTGGGGTTTCTTCTGGTTGTAATCGTACTATCGATGTTTCTGCGGCCGACGTTGGCGTTTTGGGTGGCTTGGGGAATCCCTATCGCATTCTCAGGCACCTTCTTGTTACTTCCGTTTATGAATGTTTCCATCAACTTGGTAACATTGATGGCCTTTATTACGACGCTCGGTATCGTGGTGGATGATGCCATTGTGACGGGCGAAAATGTCTTTCAGCAAATGCAACGGGGTGTAAATCCGTTAACGGCTTCCATTAAAGGAACTCAGGAGGTGGCAGTGCCCGTTATATTTGGGGTCATCACAACCATGGTGGCTTTCGCTCCTCTGCTTATGCAGTCAGGGACACGGGGTAGTGTATTTAAAAACATCCCTATCGTAGTAATACCCGTTCTGTTTTTCTCTCTGATTGAGTCCAAACTTATCTTGCCTGCTCACTTGAAGCATTGCACGCATATGGCAGATAAGAATCCCAAGTTGAATATATTTTCACGTTTTCAGCGGTTCTTCGCCGATGGGTTAGAGACGTTTATTGTAAAAGTATACCGACCTGTTTTGCATAAGGCATTGGATCATCGCTATGTATCTGCTGCTTTGTTTGTAGGTGTCCTTGTTGTATTTATCGCACTCGTTTTGGGAGATCGTATCGGTTATCGTGGTCGTCCTACTATTCCACAAGATACCACGACCATCACATTACAGATGCCTGCCGGTACTTCTTTTTCGGTTACCCAAGAGAAGGTGGATATGATCGAGGCCGTTGCTTTAAAGCTAAAAAAAGATGTCAACGAACGGTTTGATGAACAAGTCGTTCGGAACGTATTTGCTACAGCTGGGGGGCAACCCTTTGGCAGCTCCCGTGGACCTCGTCCTGGTGGTCCTGCTGCGGGGGTTGATGAGTTAGGCGAAATACTCATTGAACTCACCCCTTCAGAAACACGGAAGGCGGCATACAGTAGTCGTGATCTCGTTCTGGATATGCGCACCATGACTCCTCCCATTCCGGAGGCGGAACAACTCAACTTCTCTTTTGCTCGTGGAGGTTCGGAATCTGCGATGACCTTCGAGCTTATCCATCCGGATATTGACATATTAAAAGCTGCTTCTGCGGATTTACAGCGGAAGTTGGTAACCTTTGATGGATTATATGACATTGAAGATACTTACGAGCGTGCGAGTGATGAATATGAGTTGGATCTCAAACCCGAAGCTGAATATTTGGGTGTAACTGCCGTCAACCTTGCTCAGCAGGTGCGCACCGCATTTTTTGGGTCCGAAGCTCAGAGGATTCAGCGGGGGCGTGACGAAGTTCGAGTCATGGTTCGTTACCCGGAAAAAGAGCGTAAATCCATTGGCGCTCTGCAAAACATGATGATTCGAACCCCGAATGGAACGGAGGTGCCTTTTGAGACGGTGGCAACCATCGTGCCTGGAAAAAGCTTACCTAGTATCCAGAGGGTGGACCGCCAGCGTATCATTCATGTTATGGCAGATGGAGATGCCGAGGAACTGGACATCGAATCCATGGAAACTGAGATTCTGGAACAATACCTTCCTGAATTGATTGCTACTAAATATCCGGGCATGCAATTCGGCGTTCGAGGGTTTGCTCAATCCGCTAGAGAGAATACCGAGGAAATGATTCTGGGGATCTATATCATTCTGGGGGTGATTTATGCATTACTTGCCATTCCGTTCAGAAGTTATTTTCAACCTATCATTGTTATGTCGGCCATTCCATTTGGAGTAGTGGGTGCTATTTTTGGACACTATTTCATGGCTGTGCTCTTTGGTTGGAACGATGGAGATCCGATTATCACCCAACCATCCATCTTTGGAATGATGGCATTGTCGGGGGTTGTAGTGAACGATAGCCTTGTGATGGTTCACTTTATGAATCGAAAGGTGAAGGAAGGCATGTCTCTCAATGAGGCCGTGCGAATAGCGGGAGTCAGACGTTTTCGTCCCATCCTTCTTACTTCTTTAACTACGTTCTTCGGCTTAGCGCCTCTGATGTTTGAGACGAGCCCGCAAGCGGCCTTCCTGGTCCCTATGGCCATTTCCCTTGCTTGGGGTATCGTTTTTGCCACCTCAATAACGCTCGTCCTGATTCCGGTGTTAGTGCTCGTTTATAATGACATTCAGCAAGCCTTTTATAAGCTCTATAACATCGATCCTCATACCCATGACGAAGAGGAGGATGAAGAAATTTTAAGTCCGGCTTAA
- a CDS encoding efflux RND transporter permease subunit → MIAWFARNGVAANLLMFAIIAGGFWSIKDKIILQEYPEFPPREIRVSVSYRGSTPGEIEQAILTRLEEALYDIEGIEEMEGRASGSSGTVTLLIEDGYNLSEKLDEVTNRVSTIRTFPPEAERPQIELRSRSERVITMVLSGELSEKDLTRLGEQIRDEVSNVPGITLASLKAVRPYEIAIEISESTLKQYGLTFDQVTRAIRSSSVDLSAGSVKTETGRILLRTNQQAYDYEDYSGITILTRPDGTKIKVSDVANVIDGFDETPIVARYNGERAIAIDVFRTGMQNIIEIGDDVKEFIAIKQQQLPEGITLGYWSDDSERIKVRLATLQDSAIFGFILVVIILSLFLRPTLAFWVAWGIPIAFAGTFLLLPFLGLSLNVITLMAFIMTLGIVVDDAIVTGENVFQHMQRGEKPLAASIKGTNEVAIPVIFGVITTMVAFFPLVMQGGTGGSIYKNIPMVVIPVLFFSLVESKLILPAHLKHCTHLADKTTKQNIFTKFQRFFADGLESFVLKYYRPALNKALINRYVSLSIFIGLLVVFLALVFGDRIGYRRRTSTPQDTTTITLLMPAGTNFEVTQEKVDIIEAAALKLKKDVNERFDTIVIQNVFATAGGQPFGDGRRRGGGPSAGVAEMGEILIELTPSETRSVQYGGRELVSELRNLVPPMPEAETLSFSFERGGGRAAMTFQIIHPDVDLLKEASGDLQRKLASFEGLYDISDSYERANDEFELDLKPEAEYLGVTASNLAQQVRTAFFGSEAQRIQRGRDEIRVMVRYPESERRSLGSLQSMMIRTANGTEVPFGTVADIVPGRSLPSIQRIDRKRIIQVQADGDTATLDIEAIEAEILDSYLPQLAATKYPGLQYEVSGRAAEERENQRRMRIGIYVILAVIYALLAIPFRSYFQPIIVMSAIPFGVVGAILGHYFMAKIFGYNNGQPIITQQSIFGMMALSGVVVNDTLVMVHFMNSRVKEGMPLEEAVRLAGVRRFRPILLTSLTTFFGLAPLMFETSPQAAVLVPMAISLAWGIVFATAITLMLIPVLVLVYNDLQMAFYKLYDIDPHAHDDDEDEALSPA, encoded by the coding sequence ATGATCGCATGGTTTGCGCGGAACGGCGTAGCCGCAAATTTGTTAATGTTTGCAATTATAGCTGGAGGGTTTTGGTCCATAAAAGACAAAATTATTCTTCAAGAGTATCCTGAATTTCCACCGCGCGAAATTCGAGTTTCTGTTTCTTACAGAGGATCTACTCCTGGTGAAATTGAACAAGCCATTCTTACCCGGCTTGAGGAGGCTCTTTACGATATTGAAGGTATTGAAGAAATGGAGGGTCGCGCTAGTGGTAGTTCTGGAACTGTTACTCTGCTCATCGAAGACGGTTATAATTTAAGTGAAAAACTGGATGAAGTAACCAATCGAGTTTCTACGATTCGGACGTTTCCTCCAGAAGCGGAACGCCCTCAGATCGAATTGAGGTCACGGTCTGAGCGAGTTATCACGATGGTTCTTTCAGGCGAATTAAGTGAAAAGGATCTTACACGACTTGGAGAACAAATCCGCGATGAAGTTTCTAATGTCCCGGGTATTACTCTTGCATCCTTAAAGGCAGTTCGTCCCTACGAAATCGCCATCGAAATTTCAGAGTCTACGCTCAAGCAGTATGGTCTTACCTTCGATCAAGTTACTCGTGCGATTCGATCGTCGTCGGTTGATTTATCTGCCGGTAGTGTAAAAACGGAGACAGGCCGAATCTTACTCCGCACTAATCAACAGGCTTACGATTACGAAGACTACTCAGGAATTACTATTCTTACGCGACCTGACGGAACGAAAATTAAGGTGAGTGATGTCGCCAATGTTATTGATGGCTTTGACGAGACTCCGATTGTTGCTCGATATAATGGTGAGCGAGCCATTGCAATAGATGTATTCCGGACCGGGATGCAGAATATAATTGAGATTGGGGATGACGTTAAAGAATTCATTGCCATAAAACAACAGCAGTTACCCGAAGGCATTACCTTGGGTTACTGGTCCGATGATTCAGAACGAATTAAGGTACGCTTAGCTACACTTCAGGATAGTGCCATTTTTGGTTTTATTCTAGTTGTTATTATACTGTCTTTGTTCCTCCGGCCTACCTTGGCTTTTTGGGTCGCATGGGGTATTCCTATCGCTTTTGCGGGCACCTTCCTTTTGTTACCTTTCCTTGGACTTTCATTGAACGTAATCACCTTGATGGCATTCATCATGACTTTGGGGATTGTGGTGGATGATGCCATTGTTACGGGGGAGAATGTCTTTCAACATATGCAGCGTGGTGAAAAACCACTGGCCGCTTCGATCAAAGGTACTAACGAGGTTGCTATTCCTGTAATATTTGGAGTTATAACTACCATGGTGGCTTTCTTCCCGCTTGTCATGCAAGGAGGCACCGGTGGAAGTATTTATAAGAACATCCCCATGGTGGTGATTCCGGTACTGTTTTTCTCTTTGGTCGAGTCTAAATTGATTCTGCCGGCTCACCTAAAGCACTGCACTCACCTTGCTGACAAAACAACCAAACAAAATATATTTACAAAGTTCCAGCGTTTCTTTGCCGATGGTTTGGAATCGTTCGTTCTGAAATATTACCGACCTGCCTTGAATAAGGCTTTAATCAATCGGTATGTTTCATTATCCATCTTTATTGGACTGCTCGTGGTGTTCCTGGCTCTGGTTTTTGGTGATCGTATTGGTTACCGTCGCCGAACGAGCACTCCTCAGGATACCACGACTATCACTTTACTCATGCCTGCGGGCACCAACTTTGAGGTCACTCAGGAAAAGGTGGATATCATTGAAGCAGCTGCTTTGAAATTAAAGAAGGACGTCAATGAACGCTTTGATACCATTGTCATCCAAAACGTGTTTGCGACAGCTGGAGGACAACCCTTCGGTGATGGACGTCGTCGCGGTGGTGGGCCCTCGGCGGGCGTTGCTGAAATGGGTGAGATATTAATTGAGCTGACTCCATCTGAGACTCGCAGCGTTCAATACGGAGGTCGTGAGCTGGTATCCGAACTTCGGAATCTTGTTCCTCCAATGCCTGAAGCGGAAACTTTAAGTTTTTCATTCGAGCGGGGAGGAGGCCGAGCGGCAATGACCTTCCAAATTATTCATCCTGACGTGGATTTACTTAAGGAAGCTTCCGGTGATTTGCAGAGGAAGTTAGCATCCTTCGAGGGACTTTACGATATTTCTGATTCCTACGAACGGGCGAATGATGAATTTGAGTTGGATCTGAAGCCCGAGGCTGAGTACTTAGGCGTCACAGCTAGTAATCTTGCGCAGCAAGTTCGCACCGCATTTTTTGGATCCGAGGCACAACGCATTCAACGGGGTCGCGATGAAATTCGAGTCATGGTTCGTTATCCCGAGAGTGAGCGACGCTCCCTGGGGTCACTGCAAAGTATGATGATTCGCACCGCGAATGGGACCGAGGTTCCATTTGGGACCGTGGCCGATATTGTTCCCGGTAGAAGCTTACCATCCATTCAACGGATTGACCGAAAGCGGATTATTCAAGTTCAGGCTGATGGTGATACTGCAACATTGGATATTGAAGCCATTGAAGCCGAAATCCTGGACTCATACCTGCCTCAGTTGGCAGCAACCAAATATCCTGGACTCCAGTATGAAGTGAGCGGGAGGGCTGCTGAGGAGCGTGAGAATCAACGTCGGATGCGTATTGGTATTTACGTGATCTTAGCTGTGATTTACGCCCTGTTGGCGATACCATTTAGAAGCTACTTTCAGCCGATAATCGTTATGTCAGCCATTCCTTTTGGGGTGGTCGGTGCCATTTTGGGACACTACTTTATGGCCAAGATTTTTGGTTACAACAACGGTCAGCCGATTATTACCCAACAATCGATCTTTGGTATGATGGCTTTGTCTGGAGTTGTAGTGAACGATACTCTGGTGATGGTTCACTTCATGAATTCAAGAGTGAAGGAAGGTATGCCGCTTGAAGAAGCGGTACGTCTGGCAGGAGTACGACGCTTTCGTCCTATTTTGCTTACTTCCTTAACGACATTTTTCGGGCTTGCTCCACTCATGTTTGAAACAAGTCCACAGGCTGCAGTTCTTGTTCCTATGGCAATATCTTTGGCTTGGGGTATCGTCTTTGCGACTGCCATCACATTGATGCTTATTCCTGTGCTCGTGCTGGTGTATAACGATCTGCAAATGGCCTTCTATAAGCTCTACGATATTGATCCTCATGCTCACGATGATGATGAAGACGAAGCTTTGAGTCCTGCATGA